A stretch of the Malus domestica chromosome 08, GDT2T_hap1 genome encodes the following:
- the LOC108174489 gene encoding glutamate receptor 2.8-like has protein sequence MGAVKKLCIVFFCFLFLLSWIFNVATVAAVENTTIQVNVGVVVDLDQPSQSGKMYLSCIKMAIEDFYASHAHFKTRLVLNTRDSKQTVVGAAAAALDLIKKVEVQAILGPVTSMQASFVVNLGDQAHVPILSFSATSPSLTSLQSSYFFRITQTDSHQVKAISAIVKNFGWRQVVPIYVDNTYGEGVIPFLIDALQEVDAHVPYRSVIPTSATDVQIEKELHKLMTMQTRVFIVHMLPKLCTKLFAKAKEVGMMREGYVWIMTNGVGNRLWSIPPVVLNSMQGVLGVETDVPSTEELKIFRKRWKRRFQQDNPAIINVDVDVFGFRAYDAAFALAFAVEEVGFNKNSDFRKRNNSDNTTDLDTFEVSQYGPKLSQALSNTSFKGIAGDFRLDDGQLQASTFRIVNVNGDGVRTIAFWTPENGMVKTLNSANTSILSISTSKCNLTSILSTSKCNLSPIIWPGDSFSVPKGWDIPTNDKKMRIGVPVKLGFSEFVKVTKNPSTNTTEVTGFSIDVFEAAVEVLPYALPYEFIPFENSDGTMAGTYNDLVYQVSLEKFDAVVGDTTIRANRSLYVDFTMPYTESGVVMVVPSRDTRSKNAWVFLKPLTWDLWLTTFCFFIFIGFVIWVLEHQINEDFRGPPSHQVGTSFWFSFSTMVFSHRERVVSNLARFLMIIWVFVVLVLTQSYTANLASLLTVEQLQPTFTNIKDILRKGENVGCMENSFVCELLMKQIGFHESKLKGMNSMEECDEALSKGSGKGGIAAVVDETPNMKLFIAKYCSKYTMIGPIFKTDGYGFVFPKRSPLVPDISQAVLSLTEGEKIMKIGSKWFSQESNCEDNSRIPRISSNTLGLESFWGLFLIAGAASILALIIFVASFFYKHRHVLEQPDSRTSSRWRRVRAMVEIFNEKDLNSHTFKSRQQEEGIAGVGEEVKASPNRNWPESPFSYANDTDKVFGFYEGQQTPSTTSHGSPELTITVQEMGTYTMDSITS, from the exons ATGGGTGCCGTCAAGAAACTTTGTATAGTctttttttgctttctcttccTCTTGTCATGGATTTTCAATGTGGCTACGGTTGCGGCGGTGGAAAACACAACGATCCAAGTGAATGTGGGTGTTGTTGTTGACCTCGATCAACCCAGTCAGAGCGGGAAGATGTATTTGAGTTGCATCAAAATGGCCATCGAGGACTTCTATGCATCTCATGCTCACTTCAAGACCAGGCTTGTTTTGAACACTAGGGACTCCAAACAAACTGTTGTTGGTGCAGCTGCTgcag CTCTAGACCTGATAAAGAAGGTAGAAGTGCAAGCAATCCTAGGCCCAGTGACATCAATGCAGGCTAGCTTTGTTGTTAATCTTGGAGACCAAGCTCATGTACCCATTTTATCATTTTCTGCAACAAGCCCCTCTCTTACTTCACTCCAAAGCTCCTACTTCTTCCGAATCACACAAACCGACTCTCACCAAGTGAAGGCCATAAGTGCCATTGTTAAAAACTTCGGATGGAGACAAGTTGTGCCAATTTATGTAGACAATACGTATGGCGAGGGAGTCATACCCTTTTTAATTGATGCATTGCAAGAGGTTGATGCTCATGTCCCTTATCGGAGTGTCATTCCCACATCAGCTACAGATGTACAAATTGAAAAAGAGCTTCACAAGTTAATGACAATGCAAACTAGAGTCTTCATTGTGCACATGTTGCCCAAACTTTGCACCAAGCTATTTGCCAAGGCAAAAGAGGTAGGAATGATGAGAGAAGGCTATGTTTGGATAATGACCAACGGGGTAGGAAATCGTTTATGGTCAATCCCTCCAGTGGTTCTGAATTCAATGCAAGGAGTATTAGGTGTGGAAACTGACGTTCCAAGCACAGAGGAGCTTAAAATTTTCCGAAAGCGGTGGAAAAGAAGAttccaacaagacaatccagCCATCATCAATGTTGATGTCGATGTATTTGGATTTCGGGCTTATGATGCAGCTTTTGCACTAGCCTTTGCAGTAGAAGAAGTTGGGTTTAATAAAAACTCTGATTTCCGAAAGAGGAATAATTCCGATAACACAACAGATCTTGATACCTTCGAGGTCTCTCAATATGGTCCCAAACTTTCACAAGCCTTATCTAATACTTCATTCAAAGGCATAGCTGGTGACTTCAGGCTTGACGATGGGCAACTTCAGgcatcaacatttaggatagttAATGTAAATGGTGATGGAGTAAGAACTATTGCATTTTGGACACCAGAAAATGGTATGGTAAAGACACTGAATTCAGCAAACACAAGCATTCTTTCAATTTCAACTTCCAAGTGCAATCTTACAAGCATACTTTCAACATCTAAGTGCAATCTTTCACCGATTATATGGCCTGGAGATTCTTTCTCCGTTCCCAAGGGATGGGATATCCCAACAAATGACAAGAAGATGAGAATTGGAGTTCCTGTAAAGCTTGGTTTTAGTGAGTTTGTTAAGGTAACCAAGAACCCTAGCACTAACACAACGGAAGTCACTGGGTTCAGTATTGATGTCTTTGAGGCTGCAGTTGAAGTACTACCATACGCTCTTCCTTACGAGTTCATTCCCTTTGAGAATTCTGATGGAACAATGGCTGGAACTTACAATGATTTGGTCTATCAAGTATCTCTTGAG AAATTTGATGCTGTGGTGGGAGACACCACAATTAGGGCAAACAGGTCTTTGTACGTGGACTTCACGATGCCCTACACAGAATCGGGGGTAGTAATGGTTGTGCCAAGCAGAGACACCAGGAGCAAAAATGCATGGGTTTTCTTGAAGCCTTTGACATGGGACTTGTGGCTTACgactttttgtttcttcatcttcattGGTTTCGTCATTTGGGTACTTGAACATCAAATTAATGAAGATTTTCGCGGCCCTCCCTCACATCAAGTTGGCACAAGCTTTTGGTTCTCCTTCTCCACCATGGTGTTTTCACATA GGGAGAGAGTGGTTAGCAACTTGGCCAGATTCTTGATGATTATATGGGTGTTTGTTGTGCTAGTTCTGACACAAAGCTACACAGCTAATCTAGCATCGCTATTAACAGTTGAACAACTCCAACCAACTTTCACGAATATAAAGGATATACTAAGAAAAGGGGAGAATGTTGGATGCATGGAGAATAGCTTTGTTTGCGAACTCTTGATGAAACAAATCGGTTTCCATGAGTCCAAGCTTAAGGGTATGAATTCTATGGAAGAATGCGATGAAGCTCTTTCGAAGGGGAGTGGAAAGGGTGGTATTGCAGCTGTTGTTGATGAAACCCCAAATATGAAGCTGTTCATTGCGAAATATTGTTCCAAATATACCATGATTGGTCCAATCTTCAAAACTGATGGCTATGGCTTT GTGTTTCCAAAGCGTTCTCCTCTTGTACCCGATATTTCACAAGCAGTCCTAAGCTTAACGGAAGGAGAAAAGATCATGAAAATTGGGAGCAAATGGTTCAGTCAAGAAAGCAATTGTGAAGATAACTCCAGGATTCCAAGGATCTCAAGCAACACTCTTGGTCTTGAAAGCTTTTGGGGCCTATTCCTAATTGCCGGGGCGGCTTCAATTCTAGCTCTCATCATATTTGTAGCTTCCTTCTTTTACAAGCATAGGCATGTCTTGGAGCAGCCTGATTCCAGAACTTCTTCGAGATGGAGAAGGGTTCGAGCCATGGTTGAAATTTTCAACGAAAAAGACCTCAACTCCCATACTTTTAAAAGCCGTCAACAAGAAGAAGGAATTGCGGGGGTTGGAGAAGAAGTTAAGGCCTCACCTAATAGGAACTGGCCTGAAAGTCCATTCAGCTATGCAAACGACACTGATAAGGTTTTTGGATTCTACGAAGGGCAACAAACGCCATCTACTACTAGTCATGGGTCGCCGGAGCTTACTATCACTGTTCAAGAAATGGGCACATATACGATGGACTCTATAACTAGTTAG